GGATGCGTTTGGTCAGCTTCAGTATGCCGTATTACCTAGATGGGACCGCCGTTGTGGCCCAGGATCCCCAAATCCGGGCCCTGCAGGATGTGGGCCCAGGTCCTCTGACCGTCTTGGCAGGCTCTGATGCGATCGCAACCCTACAATATTTACTCCCCCACACAGTGTTAAACAGCGTCACCTCCTATCAGGCCGCCTTGAGCCGCCTACAAGCGGGGCAAACCAGAGGAGTTGCCGCAGATCTCACCGTCCTGACTGGCTGGGTGCAAGAACACCCAGACTATCACCTGCTGCCAAACACCCTCTCATCAGTGCCTCTGGCCGTGGTCATGCCCAAAGGCGTTCAGTATAACGACCTACGTCGCCAAGTCAACAACAGCATCCATCAATGGCATCAAGACGGCTGGCTA
This portion of the Halomicronema hongdechloris C2206 genome encodes:
- a CDS encoding transporter substrate-binding domain-containing protein, whose product is MSLAALPISVAAELEEIRARGHLVVAVKDNWRPLGFRNDAGELVGFEIDIARQLAQVLVGDAAAITLAPVANQERLPVVMEGRVDLAIAGVAATPARMRLVSFSMPYYLDGTAVVAQDPQIRALQDVGPGPLTVLAGSDAIATLQYLLPHTVLNSVTSYQAALSRLQAGQTRGVAADLTVLTGWVQEHPDYHLLPNTLSSVPLAVVMPKGVQYNDLRRQVNNSIHQWHQDGWLEERATAWGLP